A single Pseudochaenichthys georgianus chromosome 10, fPseGeo1.2, whole genome shotgun sequence DNA region contains:
- the lbx2 gene encoding transcription factor LBX2, with translation MTSSKDMKAGSVLQSSGEERRRAPLDQLPPPANSNKPLTPFSIEDILNKPSVKKSVASICPPRVLEKVTGSNSARNGITTPSSPLCALEELASKTFKGLEVSVIQAAEGREHVNAFGQRQTSKKRRKSRTAFTNHQIYELEKRFLYQKYLSPADRDQIAQQLGLSNAQVITWFQNRRAKLKRDLEEMKADVESLKKINPQTLEKLVTMDSIEEGEGPDARSPSISPTSTGLRAFPQSPSSSRDQTTDEFSEDDEEIEVDD, from the exons ATGACCTCCAGTAAAGACATGAAGGCAGGTTCTGTGTTGCAGTCCAGCGGGGAGGAGAGGAGACGGGCTCCCCTGGATCAGCTGCCGCCGCCGGCGAACTCCAACAAGCCTTTAACGCCGTTCAGCATCGAGGATATTCTGAACAAACCCTCGGTAAAGAAGTCTGTTGCGAGTATCTGTCCGCCCAGAGTGCTGGAGAAAGTGACGGGCTCCAACTCTGCGAGGAACGGGATCACCACTCCCTCCTCGCCGTTGTGCGCGCTGGAGGAGCTCGCGAGCAAAACGTTTAAGGGTCTGGAAGTCAGCGTTATCCAGGCAGCAGAAG GTCGCGAACACGTGAACGCTTTCGGCCAGAGACAGACGTCGAAAAAGAGGAGAAAGTCGCGGACAGCCTTCACGAACCACCAGATTTACGAGCTGGAGAAGAGGTTTCTGTACCAGAAGTACCTCTCCCCGGCCGACCGAGACCAGATCGCGCAGCAGCTGGGGCTCTCCAACGCGCAGGTCATCACCTGGTTCCAGAACCGCAGGGCCAAGCTCAAGCGGGACCTGGAGGAGATGAAAGCGGACGTGGAGTCGCTAAAGAAGATCAACCCGCAGACCCTGGAGAAGCTGGTCACCATGGACAGCATTGAGGAGGGCGAGGGTCCCGACGCCCGGTCCCCCAGTATCTCCCCCACCTCCACAGGACTCCGGGCCTTCCCAcagtccccctcctcctccagagACCAAACTACGGATGAGTTCTCGGAGGACGACGAGGAAATCGAGGTGGACGATTGA